GACTCTGACGGTCGGACCGCTCTCCACTTCGTCTCAGGTCTGGGGTCAGAAGCGTGCGTGCGCCTCCTGGTCGACTCCGGCGCCGACGTGGACAAACCCGACGCCACCGGTGGAATGACAGCGCTCCACATGGCGGCAGGGTACGCGAGGGCGGAAGCTGCAGCAGCGCTGCTAGCCGCGGGGGCAGACCCCGAGGCCGAAGACGCAAAAGGGCGGACAGCATTAGACATCGCGAGGGAGATTCTCGCGATGACGCCGAAAGGGAATTTGATGCAATTGGGGAGGAGGCTGGGGTTGGAGAAGGTAATAGGAGTGTTGGAAGGGGAAGTGTACGAGTACGCTGAGGTGGAGGCGGTGTTGGAGAAAAGAGGGAAAGGGGAGAATGTTGAGTATTTGGTTAAGTTTAGAGACGGTGGGGAGAATGAATGGGTTAAACCCGGGTTAATAGCGGAGGATTTGGTGACGGATTTCGAACAAGGGCTCGAGTATGGTGAGGTATTAGGTGTGTTTGGGAAGAGGGTTGGGGATGAAGGGAAGGTTGAGTATTTGGTGAAGTGGGTTGATATTGAGGAACCAACTTGGGAGCCTTTGGAGAATGTTGATCCTGATTTGATTAACGAATTTGAACTGTCTCAACAAGTTAAGAGTGAGTGAGTAGCAATCTGACCCGATCAAATCCGAATCCGACATGATCCGAGCCGCATGTTGGGTTTGTTTAGGAGTGGCTAGACGCATGAAAATACAATCATGCGAGTCATTTTTCGAGTTTGATAGTGGACTTGATGTATTCGAAATGCCAAGACTTGTCAAACGGTTTTACAAGGAAAATGGGAGACTTGGTAATTAATTGATCAATAGTTTTGCTTTTCTTAAATCTAGTAAAGAATAGCTTATGGAAGTGTGCATGTCAATCTTTCTAGATTTTTCATCTTTGTAATTCACCACATTTTTGTGTATTtcttttacaatttttttttttgtttataatGTAAGAAAATTAAATTGGCCATCTCAGATAAGACCAACTTATTTCATCATTTCAGATGATAGAGGTGAGTTGAAACCACCGACTTtcaaattgtaacaccccgacccaaacctagggtcgggagcggtcactcacggttagacctggcaaaatggtTAGACCCGAATGACCCGGCCCGAAAAGGTTAACCCGAACTTgcttgacccgaaacccgaattcACCCGACTTGACCCAGACCCGACCGTACCTTGTCTGACCTAATGTTGACCCGACCCAAGATGACCCTCCCAAAAAGACCCGAAATAATTGACCTAATCCAAAATGACTTGATATGACTCAAAATTATCTGAAACCACACAGACGAAgtcatattaatattatatatattaaaataaagtttcattAGTTATAATCagtcggggtgttacaagtggtatcagagcaactctGCGACCGTCTAGTGAGCGTGTGACATCATTTGTTATGATTTAATTTGTATCTTAGTCTCCCTTTTAATTTAATTATCTCAGTCATTCTTCTCTATTGATTGACATCAACTCCATTTGCTTTCAGTATATTCGAATAATTATAAAAAATATTCAACTTCGAAATAAATTTGTATTTATAGTACGGAGTATATAATTCAGATATTCATATTACATGCTGATAAAACCAGACAATATATTTTCGGAATTATTTTTTCACATAcggactttactctttcacatacactttttcattaaCTTTCCATCTACTACCTTTCTTACTTAAACCTAAACAAATTAACTCTTACCTTatctcctaaaacctaatctaattGCTCCACTAACTTGAATAATTGATCATAAATCTCTACTTAATGAAATCATTTActtatttatcaattattaatgaTATTTGTCAAGTTTTGTTTAATCTTTGGAAGTTTACAAAACAATCTGATGCGTGTATATTGATAGAAGATGTATGTATGTATTCACTCATTGCAAATGTACTTGGTTCTTCTGGGAAGTGTATGTTGATATGTATTTACCTTTATCTTTATGAAGTAATCATAGAATTGCAAAAATATTGAACCAAAAACTGACTGATGAAATGTCTGTTATAATTACGCAACGAAGTTCATGTAGAAGGGCTGGAAACTACGTGCTGACATTTCAGATAACAAAAAACTAAGGGAGGTGGGAAGCAATGAAGCATAGATCGATTTGACGGAGTATGGGATAGGTTGGAGGATGGGTAGGCCGATGGGTGGGGGAAGGTAGCGGTGGGTGATTTGTTTTGAGCGAGGGTGATGagaaaaaatgacaagggtaataTTGTAAAagacgtatgtgaaagagtaaaattcgtatgtgaaaaagcacgaTTTTCTACTTTATCAAACAATATACGCGATGGTCATACCAATAACGGGATCAATTGCAAATCCTAGGGTCGCTCCTGTTAGCATCAGATAATTTTCTTTCCTAAACCAGCCTCAGGAAGAGCTTTAAGAGAGGCACCGGAGTATTGGAAATCGACATGGTCAGACCCGTGAAAGCAAGGAATGAAGCAACGGAACAAGAAAGCCCCAACATCAACGACACAACCAAACAGATTCCTTGAAGTTTGTTGCAGTGACTAAAGCATTAACAGGTACATTCTCTTCTAAATTCGGAGACATATCTTGCTGCTTTAAAACTAGTATACCTCCATTTGGCATTTTCTATTCAGACTCAATACCAACACACTGCTCCTCACTTGAACCATAATCAACCGAATCACAATGACCCGAATAACTCTCCTGGTATCAGAGCAACTCTGCGACTGTCTGGTGAGCATGGTGAGCATGTGGTTATAACTAATGAAACTTGTAACACCCCGTCTGGTGAGCCTGGTGATCCAAAatggtttgggtcggggtgttacaagtggtatcagagcaactctGCGACCGTCTGGTGAGCCTGTGGTCTGGAGTACCCTGGTTACCGACCTAACGAGGGAGGATTCTGGATTTGGCTCGGCTGCGGTCAGATGCtgccaggcgcaacgaggacgttgctttcttcaagtgggggtgtgtAATGCTTCATTGAACCGAAGACAATATTCGGGTGGGGTAACTCCTTCAAGAGGTCCATTGATTGGCTTAAAATctaactagtgcttaaagggattgaaagtactactcagatcaacaaagtgcactttcttttctggttatccatgcgaaagaacttcacagttaagcgtgcttggctgagagtagtcttaggatgggtgacctcctgcgaaggtttccgggatgcgcatgagtgaggacaaaatgtgctggaaaggacccgtgttgatcagtgggccatgtacacagcctggcgagctaccgtgagtgaccgctcgCGACCCttggtttgggccggggtgttacagtagATATATAACAAACTTACTCATTTTAATTTTGGtgttaatttaaaacaaaacaTTCGAgtttttacattttttttgagATATTAATGATTCAATAGTCAGATCTGAGGTATTATTGTTGATGTATTTATTTTAACGGCCATTTATTCATAATATATTTCATTCTAAGCGAAAAAAGTCGTAGATCTATCATTTACATACACATTTTGATTTGTATCTCAAATTTAACATGAAAACAATTCGACTTTTATAAATTATTGAGCTTTTAATTCTCTCAATGCCCAAATGTGAGTTCTGATTGTTTATTGTTaattgaattttcttctaaatatCTGGGATTTTGGACTTTTGTTTTTATGGGTTTGATTTGACCAagggtattattattattattatttttgttgttgttgttgttgttgttgttgttgttgttgttgttgttgttgttgttgttgttgttgtttcttatttcttaattcttatttattttttattttttattttttattttttttttgcagaaaagcATAGATCTTATTCTATAAATCAGAATTGAGTACAAGATCCTCACCACTC
The Silene latifolia isolate original U9 population chromosome 11, ASM4854445v1, whole genome shotgun sequence genome window above contains:
- the LOC141611714 gene encoding signal recognition particle 43 kDa protein, chloroplastic, which codes for MDNGDMISYPTYLTPLPLIYHQFLLALLHTQSSSMDTLSLTPHLSHLNPTSSSKLPSSPSHPPPSFLHLNYIRRHYHHLSLTPRRISATSQQQQNEQLTFQNYDEDETYGEVNRIIGSRVSVLSPTTMEYLIEWNDGHAPTWVPSNFIAADVVSDFETPWWSAAKKADVDALQRVISSDVESGFDRDPNAVDSDGRTALHFVSGLGSEACVRLLVDSGADVDKPDATGGMTALHMAAGYARAEAAAALLAAGADPEAEDAKGRTALDIAREILAMTPKGNLMQLGRRLGLEKVIGVLEGEVYEYAEVEAVLEKRGKGENVEYLVKFRDGGENEWVKPGLIAEDLVTDFEQGLEYGEVLGVFGKRVGDEGKVEYLVKWVDIEEPTWEPLENVDPDLINEFELSQQVKSE